Genomic DNA from Bryobacter aggregatus MPL3:
AGCGAAGATCTGATCCATCCGGAAGAGTTCCGTTGGCTGAACCACTATTGCCGTGATTATGACTTCGTACAGATTCCGGTTCTGGCCTTGCCGACCCCCTGGTGGGAGTTGACCCATGGCATCTATTGCGATGAGTTTGCCGAAACACAGCAAAAGGATCTGCCCACCCGCAATCGGATGGGGGGCTTTGCACCTTCTTGCGGTGTGGGGACCGGCTATCGGCGCCATGCGCTGGCTTCTCTGGCAGAGGCCGAATCCAACCGATTGTTTGAACCCGATAGCCTGACTGAGGATTACCTGAACGGTCTGCGTATGCACCGGCTTGGCTTGAAGCAGATTTATCTATCTGTCGCCTGGGTCAAGGGGCATCCGGTGGCCACGCGGGAGTTTTTTCCGCGCAAGTTTCGGGCTGCCGTGCGGCAACGGACTCGCTGGGTCACCGGGATTGCGCTGCAAACCTGGCAGAAGGTGGGTTGGAGCAAGGACTGGCGCGAGAATTACTGGCTGTGGCGGGATCGCAAGGGGCTCATCGGGAATCCGCTCAGCCTGCTCTCGAATGGGCTATTGACGGCCAGCGTCGCGGGACTTCTGCCGCAACTGAGTGGCGATCTCCGGCTGGCAATAGTGGCGGGCTTGCTCTTGCAATCGATTCGGATCGCATCGCGGATATATTTTACGGCTCGTGTATATGGAGTCTGTTATGCGCTGCTGGTGCCGGTGCGGATTCCGTGGTCGAATCTGGTCAACACCTTGGCTACCCTTTCGGCACTGGGTTGTTTTGCGCGGGCGCGTTGGCGAAAGGAGCCGCTGCTTTGGCTCAAGACCGAGCACGCCTATCCGAATCGGCAAATGCTGAATCCCTATTCCCGGCGCTTTCATGAAGTTCTCATGGATCTCAAGATGATTCCGCGCACGGAATTGGATGCGGTGGCTGGACGGAAGCCTGCCGGGGTTCGCTTAGGCGAGTATCTGGTGGCAGAGAAGCTTCTGGACTGGGATCAGCTCTATCACGCCCTGAGTGTCCTGTCGTCTTTTCCCAGCGCCCGGATTGCAGTGGAGGAGATCGACATTGAGGCGGCCCGAAGCCTTCCACGGAGCCTCATGTTGCAGGCGAGCCTGCAACCGGTCCGGCGAGGTGCGGAGAGCCTGGTGATTGCGACCTCGGAGATTCCAACGGATGGTCTCGTCGAGACTGTGCGAAAGTTCACAAAACGTGATCCATTCTTTGTTTTAGTGACTCCTGAAAATTTGGAGAAGCTTCGCCTTTATGTCGATGCGCCGCTCGAGCGGCTGGCTGCCTAGGCTGCGGGAAAACAGCCGCGGTGGTGGTATTGCACCAGTCCTTAGTCTGCTTTAGCTCGATTTATCAATCACTTAGAATTG
This window encodes:
- a CDS encoding glycosyl transferase family protein, translated to MEAIYLALACWMIGSGIDDLWLDFCYLVGRIARPRRSSSSNPSSTAIPPADDPAEHPESLIALWIPAWREDAVIARMIAHNTASIRYSRYHIFAGTYPNDTATLEVLRELEKQFSNLHVSLAPHNGPTSKADNLNWIYQNMLVVEDRIGEEFDIVVIHDSEDLIHPEEFRWLNHYCRDYDFVQIPVLALPTPWWELTHGIYCDEFAETQQKDLPTRNRMGGFAPSCGVGTGYRRHALASLAEAESNRLFEPDSLTEDYLNGLRMHRLGLKQIYLSVAWVKGHPVATREFFPRKFRAAVRQRTRWVTGIALQTWQKVGWSKDWRENYWLWRDRKGLIGNPLSLLSNGLLTASVAGLLPQLSGDLRLAIVAGLLLQSIRIASRIYFTARVYGVCYALLVPVRIPWSNLVNTLATLSALGCFARARWRKEPLLWLKTEHAYPNRQMLNPYSRRFHEVLMDLKMIPRTELDAVAGRKPAGVRLGEYLVAEKLLDWDQLYHALSVLSSFPSARIAVEEIDIEAARSLPRSLMLQASLQPVRRGAESLVIATSEIPTDGLVETVRKFTKRDPFFVLVTPENLEKLRLYVDAPLERLAA